A stretch of the Carassius carassius chromosome 50, fCarCar2.1, whole genome shotgun sequence genome encodes the following:
- the LOC132133114 gene encoding kelch-like protein 25 isoform X1: MQTPPQFLTVSACAWVGSFCRFRGIGTSENLDVLEKMSVSVHENRKSRTSTGSMNISLFHKPSHPDSVLTHLNTLRKQCMFTDVTLWAGDRSFPCHRAVLAACSRYFEAMFSGGLRESLDNEVNFRDSVHPEVLELLLDFAYSSRVIINEENAESLLEAGDMLQFHDIRDAAAEFLEKNLHASNCLGMMLLSDAHQCKRLYELSWRMCLIHFETLRDTEDFCGLSKDKLLDLILSDELEVEDEQVVFNAVMRWIRYDLDSRRDYLPELLRGLRLALLPSECLIEAVACEELVMSDKRSQQIVDEAMQCKKKILQNDGIVTSPCARPRKAGHTLLILGGQTFMCDKIYQVDHKAKEIIPKSDLPSPRKEFSACAIGCKVYVTGGRGSENGVSKDVWIYDTVHEEWSKGAPMLIARFGHGSAELENCLYVVGGHTAIAGVFPASPSVSLKQVERYDPLTNKWTMMAPLRDGVSNAAVVSAKLKLFVFGGTTIHRDKASKVQCYDPVENRWTIAAECPQPWRYTAAAVLGSQIFIMGGDTEFTAAFAYRFDCETNQWTRVGDMTSKRMSCHAVASGNKLYVVGGYFGAQRCKTLDCYDPTSDSWNSITTVPYSLIPTAFVSTWKHLPA; this comes from the exons ATGCAGACCCCACCTCAGTTCCTCACTGTCAGTGCCTGTGCGTGGGTCGGCAGTTTCTGTCGCT ttcGAGGTATTGGAACCAGTGAAAATTTGGACGTGCTGGAAAAGATGTCAGTCAGCGTCCATGAAAACCGCAAATCCAGGACGAGCACAGGCTCCATGAACATTTCGCTCTTCCACAAGCCTTCTCATCCAGACAGTGTGCTCACCCACCTAAATACCCTGCGCAAACAGTGCATGTTCACAGATGTGACACTATGGGCAGGCGACCGCTCCTTTCCTTGTCACAGAGCTGTGCTTGCTGCTTGCAGTCGCTACTTTGAAGCCATGTTTAGCGGTGGCCTCCGTGAGAGCCTTGACAATGAGGTTAACTTTCGAGACAGTGTTCACCCAGAAGTTCTGGAGCTGCTGTTGGACTTTGCTTACTCCTCGCGTGTCATCATCAATGAGGAGAATGCAGAGTCACTTCTCGAGGCTGGAGATATGCTGCAGTTTCATGACATCCGGGATGCAGCAGCAGAATTTTTGGAGAAGAATTTGCATGCATCCAACTGCTTAGGGATGATGCTGCTCTCAGACGCCCATCAGTGCAAGCGGCTTTATGAGCTGTCGTGGAGGATGTGCCTCATCCACTTTGAGACTCTTCGAGACACTGAAGACTTCTGTGGCCTCTCGAAAGACAAGCTTCTGGATCTCATCCTTAGCGATGAGCTGGAGGTTGAAGATGAACAGGTTGTGTTCAACGCAGTCATGCGCTGGATTAGGTATGACCTAGACAGCCGCAGAGACTATCTTCCTGAACTGCTGCGAGGGCTACGCCTTGCACTGTTACCCTCAGAATGCCTTATTGAGGCCGTTGCATGTGAGGAACTTGTGATGTCAGATAAAAGGAGCCAACAGATTGTCGATGAGGCCATGCAGTGCAAGAAAAAGATTCTGCAGAATGACGGGATTGTCACCAGCCCCTGCGCCAGGCCTCGCAAAGCTGGGCACACTCTGCTCATTCTGGGGGGTCAGACATTTATGTGTGATAAGATCTACCAAGTGGATCACAAAGCAAAAGAGATCATCCCTAAATCAGATCTTCCCAGTCCGAGGAAGGAGTTCAGTGCATGTGCCATTGGCTGCAAAGTTTACGTGACTGGAGGAAGGGGATCGGAAAATGGAGTGTCGAAGGATGTTTGGATATATGATACGGTACATGAAGAATGGTCGAAAGGTGCCCCTATGCTAATTGCACGTTTTGGACATGGCTCGGCTGAACTTGAAAACTGCCTTTATGTTGTTGGGGGTCACACTGCTATAGCAGGTGTTTTCCCAGCCTCCCCATCAGTATCACTTAAACAGGTTGAGCGGTATGACCCCCTGACCAACAAATGGACAATGATGGCACCACTTAGGGATGGTGTCAGCAATGCAGCAGTGGTCAGTGCCAAGCTAAAACTCTTTGTGTTTGGTGGAACAACCATACACCGGGACAAGGCCTCAAAGGTCCAGTGCTATGACCCTGTTGAGAACCGTTGGACAATAGCTGCTGAATGCCCTCAACCCTGGAGATACACGGCCGCTGCTGTCCTTGGCAGTCAGATATTCATAATGGGTGGTGATACAGAGTTTACAGCAGCATTTGCCTACCGATTTGATTGCGAGACCAATCAATGGACACGTGTAGGTGACATGACTTCTAAAAGAATGAGCTGCCATGCTGTGGCCTCTGGTAATAAACTCTATGTGGTCGGCGGATATTTCGGTGCACAGCGGTGTAAAACCCTGGATTGCTATGATCCCACATCAGATAGCTGGAATAGCATCACTACCGTGCCTTATTCACTGATTCCAACTGCATTTGTAAGCACCTGGAAACATCTTCCTGCCTAG
- the LOC132133114 gene encoding kelch-like protein 25 isoform X2: protein MSVSVHENRKSRTSTGSMNISLFHKPSHPDSVLTHLNTLRKQCMFTDVTLWAGDRSFPCHRAVLAACSRYFEAMFSGGLRESLDNEVNFRDSVHPEVLELLLDFAYSSRVIINEENAESLLEAGDMLQFHDIRDAAAEFLEKNLHASNCLGMMLLSDAHQCKRLYELSWRMCLIHFETLRDTEDFCGLSKDKLLDLILSDELEVEDEQVVFNAVMRWIRYDLDSRRDYLPELLRGLRLALLPSECLIEAVACEELVMSDKRSQQIVDEAMQCKKKILQNDGIVTSPCARPRKAGHTLLILGGQTFMCDKIYQVDHKAKEIIPKSDLPSPRKEFSACAIGCKVYVTGGRGSENGVSKDVWIYDTVHEEWSKGAPMLIARFGHGSAELENCLYVVGGHTAIAGVFPASPSVSLKQVERYDPLTNKWTMMAPLRDGVSNAAVVSAKLKLFVFGGTTIHRDKASKVQCYDPVENRWTIAAECPQPWRYTAAAVLGSQIFIMGGDTEFTAAFAYRFDCETNQWTRVGDMTSKRMSCHAVASGNKLYVVGGYFGAQRCKTLDCYDPTSDSWNSITTVPYSLIPTAFVSTWKHLPA, encoded by the coding sequence ATGTCAGTCAGCGTCCATGAAAACCGCAAATCCAGGACGAGCACAGGCTCCATGAACATTTCGCTCTTCCACAAGCCTTCTCATCCAGACAGTGTGCTCACCCACCTAAATACCCTGCGCAAACAGTGCATGTTCACAGATGTGACACTATGGGCAGGCGACCGCTCCTTTCCTTGTCACAGAGCTGTGCTTGCTGCTTGCAGTCGCTACTTTGAAGCCATGTTTAGCGGTGGCCTCCGTGAGAGCCTTGACAATGAGGTTAACTTTCGAGACAGTGTTCACCCAGAAGTTCTGGAGCTGCTGTTGGACTTTGCTTACTCCTCGCGTGTCATCATCAATGAGGAGAATGCAGAGTCACTTCTCGAGGCTGGAGATATGCTGCAGTTTCATGACATCCGGGATGCAGCAGCAGAATTTTTGGAGAAGAATTTGCATGCATCCAACTGCTTAGGGATGATGCTGCTCTCAGACGCCCATCAGTGCAAGCGGCTTTATGAGCTGTCGTGGAGGATGTGCCTCATCCACTTTGAGACTCTTCGAGACACTGAAGACTTCTGTGGCCTCTCGAAAGACAAGCTTCTGGATCTCATCCTTAGCGATGAGCTGGAGGTTGAAGATGAACAGGTTGTGTTCAACGCAGTCATGCGCTGGATTAGGTATGACCTAGACAGCCGCAGAGACTATCTTCCTGAACTGCTGCGAGGGCTACGCCTTGCACTGTTACCCTCAGAATGCCTTATTGAGGCCGTTGCATGTGAGGAACTTGTGATGTCAGATAAAAGGAGCCAACAGATTGTCGATGAGGCCATGCAGTGCAAGAAAAAGATTCTGCAGAATGACGGGATTGTCACCAGCCCCTGCGCCAGGCCTCGCAAAGCTGGGCACACTCTGCTCATTCTGGGGGGTCAGACATTTATGTGTGATAAGATCTACCAAGTGGATCACAAAGCAAAAGAGATCATCCCTAAATCAGATCTTCCCAGTCCGAGGAAGGAGTTCAGTGCATGTGCCATTGGCTGCAAAGTTTACGTGACTGGAGGAAGGGGATCGGAAAATGGAGTGTCGAAGGATGTTTGGATATATGATACGGTACATGAAGAATGGTCGAAAGGTGCCCCTATGCTAATTGCACGTTTTGGACATGGCTCGGCTGAACTTGAAAACTGCCTTTATGTTGTTGGGGGTCACACTGCTATAGCAGGTGTTTTCCCAGCCTCCCCATCAGTATCACTTAAACAGGTTGAGCGGTATGACCCCCTGACCAACAAATGGACAATGATGGCACCACTTAGGGATGGTGTCAGCAATGCAGCAGTGGTCAGTGCCAAGCTAAAACTCTTTGTGTTTGGTGGAACAACCATACACCGGGACAAGGCCTCAAAGGTCCAGTGCTATGACCCTGTTGAGAACCGTTGGACAATAGCTGCTGAATGCCCTCAACCCTGGAGATACACGGCCGCTGCTGTCCTTGGCAGTCAGATATTCATAATGGGTGGTGATACAGAGTTTACAGCAGCATTTGCCTACCGATTTGATTGCGAGACCAATCAATGGACACGTGTAGGTGACATGACTTCTAAAAGAATGAGCTGCCATGCTGTGGCCTCTGGTAATAAACTCTATGTGGTCGGCGGATATTTCGGTGCACAGCGGTGTAAAACCCTGGATTGCTATGATCCCACATCAGATAGCTGGAATAGCATCACTACCGTGCCTTATTCACTGATTCCAACTGCATTTGTAAGCACCTGGAAACATCTTCCTGCCTAG